Proteins from a genomic interval of Desulfurobacterium sp. TC5-1:
- a CDS encoding HIT domain-containing protein: MEILWAPWRLSYVQKVTENKGCGCFICDAFNDSPENDKKNLLLHRGKKALVILNRFPYNTAHLMICPVRHTGDFESLLPEEMAEIDELLKKSVRVIRRAYNPDGFNVGLNLGKPSGGSHDTHIHYHVVPRWNGDTNFMPIIGGVKVIPQSLEETYDILKKFWRNDD, encoded by the coding sequence ATGGAGATACTGTGGGCACCGTGGAGGTTGTCATATGTTCAGAAAGTTACAGAAAACAAAGGATGTGGTTGTTTTATATGCGATGCCTTTAACGATAGTCCGGAGAATGACAAGAAGAACCTGCTTCTTCACAGGGGAAAGAAAGCTCTCGTGATTTTGAATAGATTTCCCTACAACACTGCGCACCTTATGATATGTCCTGTAAGACATACCGGGGATTTTGAGTCTCTGCTGCCTGAAGAGATGGCAGAGATTGATGAGCTTCTTAAAAAATCCGTAAGGGTGATAAGGAGAGCTTATAATCCTGACGGTTTTAATGTAGGTCTTAATCTTGGTAAGCCTTCAGGTGGAAGCCACGATACACACATTCACTACCACGTTGTTCCAAGGTGGAATGGTGATACAAACTTTATGCCGATAATAGGCGGTGTTAAGGTTATACCTCAATCTCTTGAGGAGACTTACGATATACTTAAAAAGTTCTGGAGAAATGATGATTAA